The Triticum aestivum cultivar Chinese Spring chromosome 7B, IWGSC CS RefSeq v2.1, whole genome shotgun sequence genome window below encodes:
- the LOC123159045 gene encoding bidirectional sugar transporter SWEET6b produces the protein MVSADVAHNIISIIGNVISFGLFLSPVLTFWRICKAKNVEEFKPDPYLATLMNCLLWFFYGLPIVHPNSTLVLTINGIGLVIEGAYIIIFIIYAAKNTRVRILPLLSVQKILLHAPNPYHAPVLCVQWKMLGVLAIQAAFMAAVVAGVLVGAHTHEKRSRIVGILCVIFGSIMYASPLTIMGKVIRTKSVEYMPFFLLLVNFLNGLCWTGYALIKFDIYITIPNALGTIFGLIQLILYGYYYRSTPKKGKNVELPTVLTRNAVTSGNVSVTIEK, from the exons ATGGTTTCCGCCGACGTGGCCCACAACATCATCAGCATCATTGGCAATGTCATCTCCTTTGGACTCTTCCTCTCCCCTGT GCTGACGTTCTGGCGTATCTGCAAGGCCAAGAATGTGGAGGAGTTCAAGCCGGACCCCTACCTGGCGACGCTCATGAACTGCCTGCTCTGGTTCTTCTACGGGCTCCCTATCGTCCACCCCAACAGCACCCTCGTCCTCACCATCAACGGCATCGGCCTCGTCATCGAGGGCGCctacatcatcatcttcatcatctacgCGGCCAAGAACACAAGGGTACGTA TTTTGCCATTACTTTCTGTACAGAAGATCCTCCTGCATGCGCCTAACCCATACCATGCGCCTGTGCTTTGTGTGCAGTGGAAGATGCTCGGCGTGCTCGCCATCCAGGCGGCGTTCATGGCTGCCGTGGTGGCCGGTGTGCTCGTCGGTGCCCACACCCATGAGAAGCGCTCCAGGATCGTAGGCATCCTTTGCGTCATCTTCGGCTCCATCATGTACGCCTCCCCGCTCACCATCATG GGTAAAGTGATCAGGACCAAGAGTGTGGAGTATATGCCATTCTTCCTGTTACTGGTAAACTTTCTCAACGGTCTCTGCTGGACTGGCTATGCGCTAATCAAGTTTGACATCTACATCacg ATCCCCAATGCCCTCGGTACAATCTTCGGCCTCATCCAGCTGATCCTTTACGGGTACTACTACAGATCTACCCCCAAGAAGGGCAAGAATGTCGAGCTGCCCACCGTCCTCACCAGAAACGCCGTTACCAGCGGCAACGTCTCCGTCACCATAGAGAAATAA